ACAGCACTATCCGATGGCTTATGACGTAACACTGGCGGCGGTATCCAGTTGGGGTAAATATACGCCTTATAGCTTGAGTGAAAATGAGATAGGTTATCTGGTACTGCACATCGGTGTGGGGTTGGAACGCCATTACAATATTGGTTATCAACGTCACCCACAGGTGATGTTGGTGTGTGATACCGGTAACTCTACTACCCGAATGATTCAGGCACAGATTGCTCGTAAGTATCCGCAGATCGTGATGACACAGACCATTTCCCTGCGAGATTACGAAAATCTCGACCATATCGACGAAGATTTTATTATTTCTAACTCACGCCTGGCGGAAAAGAATAAGCCGGTGGTGGTAATGTCACCGTTTCCGACAGAATATCAGTTAGAACAACTGGGTAAGTTGGTGCTGGTGGATCGCACTCGCCCTTATATGTTGGAAAAGTTTTTCGACAGTAATCATTTTATGATTATCGACCAGCCGATGACACAAGAACAATTATTTAAAAAAGTGTGCAGTCAGTTAGAAGAGGAAGGGTTCGTTGATGCAGACTTTTACCCGTCAGTGGTGGAGCGTGAGGCGATTGTCTCCACCATGCTGGGGGAGGGGATTGCACTGCCACACTCACTCGGTCTGTTAGCCAAAAAGACTGTGGTGGTTACCCTGCTAGCGCCCAATGGCATTGCCTGGGGGGATGGTGAGGTAGCCCATGTCATTTTCCTGTTAGCGATCAGTAAAACTGACTATGAAGAAGCGATGGCGATTTATGACTTGTTCGTTACTTTTGTGCGAGAGCGTTCAATGAGCCGTTTATTGAGCAGTCAGCATTTTGATAGCTTCAAGGCGATAGCGATTGATTGTTTGAGTCGAATTTGAGTTATGCCAAAGCACATTTCTAGCGATGGATCAGAAAAGGCCATCCATGAGTGGGCAGCCTTTAGAAAAATAGGGGGTATTTGAGCGTATCAGTTATGCAATGATACGGGGTCCGGCTTGTACAATTTAGTTAGATTTGAAATATCGATATTCTCTTCTGCTTTCCCCAGATCGTAAGCCGCCTGGAGGCGGAGCCACATTGCCGGAGTGCTTCCCAGAACCGCCGCCAGTTTCACCGCCATTTCCGGTGACACCGCAGAGTGACAAGAGACAAGCCGCTGCACCGTGGATGGCGCAACGTTTAACGCTCTTGCTAACTCCCTAATCCCAAGATCCAAATCTTCGAGGATGCCTTCAATCATTTCTCCCGGATGCGGGGGATTATGCATTTTCATTAGTGATAGTCCTCGTAGTTAAGAATAAACGCATCTCCGTCTTTAAACTCGAAGGTGATGCGCCAGTTTCCGCTTACCGTGACTGACCAGAGCCCTTCTCTGTCACCCTGTAACGAGTGGAGTTTGCACCCAGCAACATTGACATCTTCAATCGTTTCCGCCAAGTCGATAAATCGCAAACGGCCACGGAGTCGCTTAACATGCTGGGGGTTAATACCTGCGGCAGAACCCGTTTCAAAGAAGCGTTGCAGTCCCTTGTGTTTCCAACTTTTTATCATTTATCGTTCCCTGTTGCGCCACAAGAAACATTATAACGAGTGTTTCGCGTGGCGCAACACTCACGCCGTTAATAATCAAATCACTGCCAGCCATATCTCCTCACAAACCACCCTTTAACCAACTGCGTTGTCACCATATAGCCGGTTAGGATCACTATCAGCCATGGGAAGTAAGAAAGTGGCAGCGCTTGTAATTGCAGGAACCCAGCCAGTGGAGAGAAGGTTAGCCCGATACCAATAACCACCACCGCCAGTGTCATTAGACACAGCGGCCAAGAGGCACGGCTCTGGATGAAGGGAATTTTACGAGTACGGATCATATGCACAATTAAGGTCTGGGACAGCAGTCCTTCAACAAACCAACCGGATTGGAATAATGTCTGCATTTCTGGCGTATTGGCTTTAAATACCCACCACATCAGGCAAAAAGTCAGTACGTCAAAAATAGAACTTATCGGACCAAAGAACACCATAAATCGCCCCAAATCGCCGGCGTTCCAACGTTGTGGCTTTGCCAATTGCTCTTCATCAACGTTATCGAATGGAATGGCAATCTGCGAAATATCGTACATCAAATTCTGGATTAACAGATGGAGCGGCAACATAGGCAGGAAGGGCAAAAATGCGCTGGCAATCAGCACGCTGAAGACGTTACCAAAGTTAGAGCTGGCGGTCATCTTGATGTATTTCAGCATATTGGCAAATGTGCGGCGGCCTTCAATTACCCCTTGCTCTAACACCATCAGGCTCTTTTCCAACAAGATGATATCGGCGGCTTCTTTGGCAATATCTACTGCTGAATCTACCGAGATCCCAATATCAGCAGCACGCAGTGCCGGGGCATCATTGATGCCATCTCCCATAAAACCGACCACATGACCGGCATTACGCAGGTTCTGTACGATGCGCTCTTTGTGCATTGGTGTCAGCTTGGCGAACACGGTGGTAGTGCGGGTGGCTTCAGTCAGTTGTGTCTCTGTCATCTGTTCGATATCACTGCCACGCAAGACATGCTCGACAGATAATCCAACATCTTTACATACCTTACGCGCTACTAACTCGTTGTCACCGGTAAGAATTTTGACGTTAACGCCATTGCGTTTTAGCGCCAGTAGCGCCGGCGCTGTGCTCTCTTTCGGCGGATCGAGAAAGGCGATATAACCTTCCAGGATCAGGTCATATTCATCGATAACAGCATAGTTTTGCTGATAAGCCGGCATGATACGGGTAGCAACTGCCACCACCCGCAGTCCTTGCTGGTTCTGCTCATCGGTAATGCGACGGATGCGTGCCAACAGCGCGTCGGTCAATGGGATAATTTCACTCCCTTGGCGGACATGGCGGCAAATGGACAGCATCTCTTCCAGCGCGCCTTTGCAGATAAGTTCGTGATAATCCGCTTTATCGCTGACCACTACTGACATGCGACGGCGTTCAAAATCGAATGGGATCTCATCAATTTTGCGGTAACCCGCCAACGTGTCGGCCGCCTGAGATTTTGAATCTTTTGACTCAGCCATGGAAGATAACACCGCGACATCCAGCAGATTTTTCAATCCTGTTTGGTAATAACTGTTGAGCCAGGCGTAGCGCAGCACCCGCTCACAGTTGGCCCCGAACACATCGGTGTGGCTTTCCAACACAATTTTATCTTGCGTCAGGGTGCCGGTCTTATCGGTACACAGAATATCCATCGCGCCAAAGTTCTGAATGGCATCTAAGCGCTTGACGATCACTTTCTGCTTGGAGAGTTTTACCGCCCCTTTTGCCAAGGTCGATGTGACGATCATCGGCAGCATTTCCGGGGTTAAACCCACGGCAACAGAGAGCGCAAACAGCGCGGCTTCCCACCAGTCACCTTTGGTAAAACCGTTTATCAACAACACGATAGGTGTCATGACTAGCATAAAGCGAATCAGCAACCAACTGACTTTACTGATGCCACTCTGGAAGGCATTAGGTTGCTCATCCTGATGCGTCACACGCTCTGCCAGCAGGCCAAAATAGGTTTGGTTACCAGTGCCCACCACGATAGCCAGTGCCGAACCGCTAACGACATTGGTGCCCATAAAGCACAGCGTGTCTCGTTCGAGTGGGTTTTGTTCCTCACACTCACGGGATTGCGCCACTTTCTCAACCGGCAGTGACTCACCGGTTAAGGCGGCCTGACTGATAAACAGATCTTTGGCCACCAGAATACGTAAATCCGCCGGGATCATATCGCCCGCAGACAGTTTGATGATATCGCCAGGCACTAACTGAGAGATGGGTAGCTCGTGGTGCTCACTCTTTCCCGTCTGGGCATCGCTGCGCACTACGGTTGCGGTATTGCTGACCATGGCTTTCAAGGCATCCGCAGCGCGGTTAGAACGCGCTTCCTGAATAAAATGCATCAGGGTGGAAATCAGCACCATGGCACCAATCACCAGTGCGGCGGTGAGGTCTTCGGTGGCGTAGGAAATCAGGGCCAGAATGGTGAGCAGTAAGTTAAACGGGTTGCGATAGCAGTGCCATAGGTGAACCCACCAACGGATAGCTTGCTGATTTTCAATTAGGTTGCTGCCACTTTGCAGACGAATGGCTTCTGCTTCTTGTTCTGTTAACCCTTCCGGGTGGCTTTGGAAACGCAGATAAAGTTGTTGCGGCGTTTCATTCGCGCACTGCAATCGTTGTTCAGTCAGCGCTGCGGGCAAATCTTTCGTTGCACTTCCCTGCGGCAAACCATCTAACATGGTTTCCCGACGAATTAGGCGGCGAGGCAGGTTACGGCTCAGTACATTGAGCAACTGCCGGGTGAAATTTTTAAATTGCATGGTTCAGGCCTTACTGTCATGTCATGAACGTTCTTCATGTTGCGCCCACGGCAAACCTGCCGTAGAGATGGCAAAAAACGTAATCAGCAGAAACCAACGCGGGGAAGATGCGCAGTAACTGCCTACCAGATCTGTTTCTGGTAAGGCAGCCACGCTAAACGGGGAACTACCTTACCGAATACACCAAAGGGTGCGGCTCGAGGGAACAGGGTCCACTGGGTAATTAACCTCCGGTAAATTAAAAGACAAGGTAGGCGCTACGCGACATCTACCCATACACTTCGTTCTTGGTGCTCTATCTCACAACAAACTTAGCAACTAAACAGGCATTAAACCGCATCACTGTGCTTGCCACGCCAAAAACTACCCTGACGGTAAGATATACCGTTAGGGCAGTAATATGCTGCGAGCCATTGGGATATCATGCGCTGAGTCTGATTCTGCGCATACTAGACTTCCCGCAACTTCGATAATATAAATAATCAGTTTATTATATGTTTCCAAACCTAAACATTAGGTAAACCATGCAAAACCGTTTGACCATAAAGGACATTGCCCGCATGAGTGGAGTTGGAAAATCCACGGTTTCACGGGTATTAAATAACGAAGGCAGTGTCAGTCCACAAACTCGTGAACGAGTTGAAGCTGTCATCCGTCAGCAGAGCTTTACCCCATCAAAATCGGCCCGGGCCATGCGGGGGCAGAGTGATAAAGTTGTGGGTATTATTGTTTCGCGCCTGGATTCGCCATCCGAAAATCAGGCCGTGCGCACGATGCTGCCACTGTTCTATCAGCAAGGTTATGACCCTATTCTGATGGAGAGCCAGTTTGATCCTGAATTGGTCAGTGAACATTTACATGTGCTGCAACAGCGCCATGTGGATGGCGTCATTTTGTTTGGTTTCACTGGGTTAACCGCAGAAATGCTCTCGCCGTGGCAGGAAAAAATGGTCGTACTGGCGCGCGAGTATGCGGGCTTTTCTTCCGTATGCTACGACGACGACGGGGCTGTGCGCCTGTTGATGGATAAGTTACGTCACGCCGGGCATCGGCATATTAGTTATATTGGCGTGCAACCGTCGGATGCCACTACCGGTATGCGCCGTCATCAATCTTATCTTGATTACAGCCAACAACACGGCCTGCTACCGACGGTTGCACTGGGTGAACTGAGTTATCAGAGTGGCTTCCAGCTTGCACCTCAGGTGATAAAACCCGATACCTCGGCGTTGGTGTGTGCCTCTGACACTATCGCTATGGGGGTGAGTAAATATTTGCAGCAGCAGAGCCTGCAACACATTCAGGTATGCGGCATTGGTAATACACCGCTGTTGCACTTTTTGTTCCCAAATACCCTGTCAGTCGAGTTGGGTTATGGCACCGCAGGGGTGAAAGCCGCGCAACAATTACTTGATCAACTTAATCATAGTCAATCAATTCAACAAATTATCATTCCAGGCCAATTGGCCTGACTCTTCTTTTCTCGACGTGATGCTATCTGAAATCCCATCCAGAGTGGTGGGAGAGCATGATGGGCGAACCTGTTGTTTACGGCTAAAAACGTCACAAAAAGTTGTCAAATTGTGATCTTCAACGCAAGTTGGGAGCGTTCCCATTTCATAAAAATCAATACATAGCTAATCTTTAATGGGTTGTATATTTAACAGGCTATCGGTGTGTTTTTTCTTTAAGACTGACCCTAACTGCTTTTATTAAGAAAAACGAATAAGCCGCACGCTATCCCACCTTTATGAAAGGTACGTTGAAATGAGCAAAGTAAAACAACAAGATATCGATCAATTGATCGTACTGGTGGGAGGCAGAGATAATATTGCCACCGTCAGCCACTGTATTACCCGGCTACGTTTTGTGTTGAATGACCCCTCTAAAGCCTCACCTAAAGAAATTGAAAATCTGTCGATGGTTAAAGGCTGTTTTACTAATGCCGGGCAATTTCAAGTGGTTATCGGGCCTGAGGTTGACGATTATTATCAAGCGCTGATTGCTAAAATTGGCCTGAATGAAGTGGATAAAGAGCAAACCAAACTGGCTGCACGGCAGAACATGACTTGGTTTGAGCGTGGTATTTCTCACTTTGCCGAGATTTTCTTCCCGTTGTTGCCAGCGTTAATTAGTGGAGGCTTGATCCTCGGCTTCCGTAATGTGATTGGCGATATTCCGATGTCTGATGGCAAAACGCTGGCGCAGATGTACCCAGCCTGGAAAACCATTTACGACTTTCTTTGGCTGCTGGGCGAAGCCATCTTCTTCTACCTGCCGGTGGCTATCTGCTGGTCGACAGTGAAGAAAATGGGAGGGACCCCAGTATTGGGGATTGTGTTGGGTATCACCTTGGTATCACCACAACTGATGAATTCCTACCTTCTGGGGCAACAGATCCCCGAAGTTTGGAACTTTGGCTGGTTTACCATTGAGAAAGTAGGTTATCAGGCACAGGTCATTCCATCGATTTTGGCGGGGCTGGCGCTGGGGTGGATTGAAACTAATCTGAAGAAAATCATTCCAGCCTATCTTTATCTGGTTGTGGTGCCGGTAGTTTCTTTGTTGCTGGCGGTATTCCTCGCCCATACGCTTATCGGGCCATTTGGTCGCATGATTGGCGATGGTGTGGCCTGGGGAGTGAAAGCGGTCATGACAGGCAGCTTCGCGCCGGTTGGTGCCGCACTATTTGGCTTCTTGTATGCACCGCTGGTCATTACCGGTGTGCATCAGACCACGTTAGCCATTGATATGCAGATGATTCAGAGCATGGGCGGTACACCGGTATGGCCGCTGATTGCGTTGTCTAACATCGCACAGGCATCTGCGGTACTGGGCATTATTATCATTAGCCGCAAGATCAATGAGCGCGAAATATCGGTACCTGCGGCAATTTCAGCCTATCTTGGCGTCACAGAACCGGCCATGTACGGTATCAACCTCAAATATCGCTTCCCGATGCTGTGCGCCATGATTGGTTCTGCGCTAGCGGGCCTCATTTGTGGGCTGACTGGGGTGATGGCGAACGGTATTGGTGTCGGTGGCCTGCCTGGTATTTTATCCATCAAACCACAGTTCTGGGCGATCTATGCTTTGGCAATGTTAGTGGCGATCGTGGTGCCTTTGGTGCTGACTATACTGGTTTATAAACGTAAAGAGAGTCGTGGCGAATTACCGGTCTAAATCGTATTCCTCCGCCAAAGGTTATCCTGTGGCGGAGCTGTTTCTTTAATTTTCTCTGTTTTTACTACGAATAAGAGTCTGCTATGAATAATCCTATCCCTTGGTGGCAAAACGGCGTCATTTATCAGATTTACCCGAAGAGTTTTCAGGATAGCACCGGTAATGGCTATGGTGACCTGGCTGGCGTGACGCAACGGTTGGATTATCTGCACAAACTCGGCGTTGATGCCCTCTGGCTGACACCGGTTTATGTCTCGCCACAAGTGGATAACGGCTATGACGTTGCCGACTACTGCGCCATTGACCCTGCTTACGGCAGCCTGGATGATTTCAAAACCTTGGTTGCGGCAGCTCATCAGTGGGGTATGCGTATCGTGATGGATATGGTGTTCAATCACACCTCCACCGAACATGCCTGGTTTAAAGCATCAGCGGAGCGCAACAGCCCGTACCGCCAGTTCTATATTTGGCGTGATGGTGAGGGTGATAATTTACCGAATAATTGGCGCTCGAAATTTGGCGGTAATGCCTGGCAATGGCACGCTGAAAGCGGCCAATATTATCTGCATCTGTTCGCTACCGAGCAGGCGGATCTTAATTGGGAGCACCAGCCGGTACGTGATGAACTGAAGAAAGTGTGCGAGTTTTGGGCTGATATTGGTGTGGATGGTTTGCGCCTGGATGTAATTAATCTGGTATCCAAACAGCAAGACTTCCCGGATGATTTTACGGGTGATGGCCGCCGTTTTTATACCGATGGCCCCCGTATCCACGAATTTTTACAGGAAATGAGCCGTGATGTGTTTCAGCCGCGCGGCCTGATGACGGTTGGTGAGATGTCGTCCACCCGCCTTGAGCATTGTCAGCGTTATGCCGCATTGGGTGGGGATGAGCTGTCGATGACCTTTAATTTCCATCATCTAAAAGTGGATTATCTCAATGGGGCCAAATGGTCACTAATGTCGCCGGATCGGGTGGAACTCAAACAGATATTTAATCAGTGGCAGCAGGGGATGCATAACCGTGCGTGGAATGCGTTGTTCTGGTGTAACCACGACCAGCCGCGCATTGTATCGCGCTTTGGTGACGAAGGTGCACTGCGCGTGCCAGCGGCCAAGATGCTGGCAATGGTACTGCATGGTATGCAAGGTACGCCATATATCTACCAAGGCGAAGAGATTGGCATGACCAATCCTAATTTTACTTCGATTGATCAATACCGTGATGTCGAAAGCCTGAATATGTTTGCTGAGCTGAGTGCGCAAGGTCGCGATCCTGACGAGTTATTAGCGATTCTGGCGGCTAAATCCCGTGATAATAGCCGTACCCCGATGCAATGGGATCGCAGCCGTAATGCCGGTTTCAGTCAGGGAACGCCATGGATCGAACCCTGCAGTAACTATGCTGAAATTAATGTTGATAGCGCGCTGGCTGATGCTGATTCGGTGTTTTATGCCTATCAATATCTGATAGCCCTGCGTAAACAACATGATGTGTTCACTTTTGGTGACTATCGTGATCTCTGCCCGCAGCATCCAGAGTTGTGGTGTTACTTACGCCACTGGCAGGGTAAGCAGTTGTTGGTAGTGGCTAACCTGAGCGGTGAACCGCAACAGTGGCAGCCAGAGGAGATTGCGCTGGACGGTAACTGGCAATTGTTGATGAGCAGCTACGGCGAAAGTGCTTTCCAGCCGCAGGAGATGGTATTGCGAGCATATGAGGGGATTTATTGGGTGAGGGATTGATTTAGTTCAGATCAGTGGCTTCTCTCTTTGCTCGGCAGCTCAAATGTGTTTTTAACTTCAAAGGCCAATTCAAAACAAAAGGCTATGGTTTTGATTCTGACTCTCTTTATGACGTTGAGCGCAATCAGGAATATTGCCGATGAGGATGGAGGCCGCAATGGTTAGGTGAACACTGAACGCATATCAACCGAAACCGGAGCCTAAAAGTTACCTTGTGGATAAATATGAAACAACCGCAGTCCTTCACGCTTACGCGCGATTGTTAGCTGATCGGCCGGTTGTAACCATTGCCTGTAGGCGTCGTAATGGCCTCGGTGTTGCCCCTCAGCCAGTAACATTTCATCGAAAAATCGCGATACGGAAAGGTCGATGTTCAGCATTATTAGGTGCAATTAGTGAGTGGGATGCATTATTGCTGAGCAGAAAGTTGCCATATCATGATCATGATGATCTGCGAGAGCGCATTGGGAAAGGCCGACAGACAATATTAGCGGGATAAGCATAAAAAAACGGCTGGTAATAACCAGCCGTAGACGCAATAACATCAGAATTAACGACGTACCGCGATAGCTTCGATTTCGATTTTCACATCTTTTGGCAGACGCGCAACTTCAACACATGAACGTGCTGGGAATGGCGCATGGTGTTCAGTAAAGAAAGCTTCGTAAGTGGCATTAACTGTACTGAAGTCATTCAGATCTTTCACGAATACCGTCGTTTTCACGATGTCAGCAACTTTCAAACCTGCCGCTTCAACGATAGCTTTTACATTCTCCAGTGACTGACGCGCCTGCGCGGATACATCATCGGCGACCAAACCTGTTTTTGGATCAACAGGGATCTGGCCTGAAGTGAGGATCATACTGCCCAGATCGACACCTTGAACATAAGGGCCGATGGCGGCAGGGGCGAGTTCAGTGCTGATAATGCGTGACATGTTGACTCCTGGTTACGTAAGGAAAGAAATATTTTAATTATCGCGACCATTATAAAGATGGGGTGGATTACAGCAACCCACGTGAATCAAGTTTGCGATGTCGCGTTGCAGCGAATATTGCCACTTTTGTAAATATTTTGGGGCGGCAATATTCGTCTGAACAGGGTGTTAACCCGCTTGAGTAATCAATCTGCCTGTAAAACCACCCGATGATCGAACTCTTTCTCGCAATATTTACATTTAAGGTAGATTTCGCCTTTTAGGGCTTTCACTTTAAAGCTGGAGTCGACCGGCTCGTTGTGGCTGATGCAGTTACTGTTTGGGCAAGTAAGGACGCCATCTATCTGCTCTGGCAGACTTAGGGTCAGTTTCTTCACCACTTCGTAGTTATCGATGCGGTTAACAGTAGCATCCGGTGCATACATCGCCAGTTGGTTGGCCTGTTGCTCTGTTAGGAAGGTATTTTCTATTTTAATCAAATCCTTACGACCTGATCGTTTAGACGGTAGATTCAATCCAATAGTAATACGTTGATCAGTGGCGGTCAGTTTGAACAGCGACAACAATTTAAAGCCGATTTGTGCCGGAATATGGTCAATCACAGTGCCACATTTAATCGCTTCAACCTGTAGTTTATAATCCTGAGTCATGTTCAATCCCCCTTAAATAGCCAATTCTGCGTTTAAAACCAGAGCCAGTAGTGCCTGACGTGCGAAAATCCCGTTACCCGCTTGTTGGAAATAGTAGGCATAAGGGGTCTTATCGACATCGGCGGTTATCTCATCAATTCTTGGCAGTGGGTGTAGCACTTTGAGATTTTCCTGTGCGCCATTTAAATCAGCAGCGCGCAAGATAAACTGCGCTTTGACATTGGCATACTCTGATGGGTCAAGGCGCTCTTTTTGTACCCGGGTCATGTAGAGAATATCCAGCTCTGGCACCACTTCTTCAATGCTTTCATGCAGGCTGTATTCGATACCTTTCTCTTCCAGCATTTCCAGAATATAAGCCGGCATTGCCAGAGCATCCGGGGCGATAAAGAAGAAACGGTTACCGGTGAATTTGGCTAGCGCTTGCGTGAGTGAGTGCACGGTGCGGCCATACTTCAGGTCGCCGACCATGGCGATATTGATGTTATCCAGCCGGCCCTGAGTTTCCTGAATGGTGAAGAGATCGAGCAGCGTTTGCGTCGGGTGCTGGTTTGCACCGTCACCGGCATTAACTACCGGTACATTCCCCGAGAACTGGGCAGCCAGGCGAGCGGCCCCTTCTTGCGGGTGACGTATGACAATGGCATCCACATAAGTACTGATGACTGACATCGTATCCGCCAGCGTCTCACCTTTTTTGCCAAGGGAAGTATTGCTGCTGTCAGAAAAACCGACCACCGAGGCACCTAAGCGGTGTATGGAGGTTTCAAATGATAAACGAGTGCGGGTCGAGGCTTCGAAAAAGCAACTGGCGATCACTTGGTGTTTTAACAACTCAGGTTGCGGCTGACTTTTCAGGCTAGCAGCGGTACGCAGCACCAGCTCCAGTTCGTCGCGACATAAATCATTAATTGAGATGATATGCTTGTGATACAATGGGTTGGCCATTTCGCTCTCCTCTGTGACCCGTCATATTTCAAGCTGCATGTGTGTTGGCTGTTTTCGTTCACCCCGGCCACTTACTTGTCGTTGACCTTAAAATAAGTAAGCTCCTGGGGATTTACTCAATTGCCGCCTTTCTGCAACTCTAATTATTTAGGGTATATATTTTAATTGGTGATAATGCTTAATCCGGCGCCGATCAGTAGACAAAAAAAAGCCCCTCAATGAGGGGCCTTACGAGATCGGTTTAGCAACGGGAGAAAGAACGGCAGGTGACTGCCTGCTGGCAGGCCATTTTGTCGACCATCAAGAGGGTCATTTTCAACAAAACGCACTTGGCTTTCCATCATATCTCCCGGCAAATTGTGGCGAATTATACTCGCGTGTGGTTTCTCTGCAAGGGGTAAAAGCTGCATTTTTTGCAATTAGCAAACGATTACTCATCAGGATTGGCTTCAATTATCTGATGAGTAACACCAATGACCGCCCTCTGGATGGTGTTATCTCCAGAGGGAATACAACTTGATTTTGTCACCCGCTATTCAAGTAATTTGACTAGCTTGCCAGGTAAATTACCGAGGATAAAATCATTGATGATACTGTCAAAATCCTTATCACTCTTAAAGCCTAATGCTTTGGCATAATGCGCTGTGAAATCTCCAGGCCAGGAGCTTACGATTTTCTCAATTAAGGGATCTTGCTGAATCTTAATGTGATCAGCGACAGCATCACCCGCAATACGCCGCAATGCATCAATCATTTGCTGTACGGTAATTGATAGTCCAGGCAGATTAATCACCCGCCCGCCCTTAAGTTGACTGGCATCCAATTGGTGCCCATGGATAAGATTATTAATCGCCATCTTCGGCGATAGCAGCCACAACGGTGTTTGCAGACTAACAGGGCAAATCACGTCAATACCTTGCAACGGCTCACGGATAATGCCGCTGGCAAAACTGGAGGCCGCACGGTTTGGTTTCCCTGGGCGTACCACGATAGTTGGCATACGCAGGCTACGGCCATCAACAAATCCCCGGCGGCTATAATCTGCCAGCAATAAATCGTTTAATGCTTTTTGTGTACCATAGGAGCTTTGAGGCGACCATACCTGTTCATCGGGTACAACCGCCGGCAATTCACCGCCAAATACCGCCACTGAACTGGTGATAATGACTTTAGGGCAGTGTCCAAGCTGGCGAGCGCGTTCGAGTAAACTGCGGGTGGCATCAAAATTGATCCGCATACCCAAATCAAAATCTTCTTCTGCCTGGCTAGAGACAATCGCCGCCAGGTGAAAAACAGTGTCAATTTGTTGATTGAAAACGCTGGCAAGCCAGTGCGAATCAGCGATATCACCGCAAAAAACCTGCACCCGCTCATCGGCAACCGCCTCCAGAGGCACCACATCACAGGCTATAATCTTACTGATATGGCGCTGTTGACCCTGTTGGTCGGTCAGATATTCCTGCGCCAGTAAATGTTCAATCAATCGACGACCAAGAAAGCCCGCCGCTCCTGTTACCATTATGTTCATCGTCTTATCCTTTATCTGTATTGTTAGCGGTTTACTGTCTTGGCCGGGACTAAAAATACGAGCGCCGCACCAATAAATAGCATGGTGGAAATAATCAGCATTCCGGTGGTGGTGCTTTGGGTCAGATCTTT
The sequence above is drawn from the Yersinia intermedia genome and encodes:
- the treC gene encoding alpha,alpha-phosphotrehalase: MNNPIPWWQNGVIYQIYPKSFQDSTGNGYGDLAGVTQRLDYLHKLGVDALWLTPVYVSPQVDNGYDVADYCAIDPAYGSLDDFKTLVAAAHQWGMRIVMDMVFNHTSTEHAWFKASAERNSPYRQFYIWRDGEGDNLPNNWRSKFGGNAWQWHAESGQYYLHLFATEQADLNWEHQPVRDELKKVCEFWADIGVDGLRLDVINLVSKQQDFPDDFTGDGRRFYTDGPRIHEFLQEMSRDVFQPRGLMTVGEMSSTRLEHCQRYAALGGDELSMTFNFHHLKVDYLNGAKWSLMSPDRVELKQIFNQWQQGMHNRAWNALFWCNHDQPRIVSRFGDEGALRVPAAKMLAMVLHGMQGTPYIYQGEEIGMTNPNFTSIDQYRDVESLNMFAELSAQGRDPDELLAILAAKSRDNSRTPMQWDRSRNAGFSQGTPWIEPCSNYAEINVDSALADADSVFYAYQYLIALRKQHDVFTFGDYRDLCPQHPELWCYLRHWQGKQLLVVANLSGEPQQWQPEEIALDGNWQLLMSSYGESAFQPQEMVLRAYEGIYWVRD
- the ridA gene encoding 2-iminobutanoate/2-iminopropanoate deaminase — protein: MSRIISTELAPAAIGPYVQGVDLGSMILTSGQIPVDPKTGLVADDVSAQARQSLENVKAIVEAAGLKVADIVKTTVFVKDLNDFSTVNATYEAFFTEHHAPFPARSCVEVARLPKDVKIEIEAIAVRR
- the pyrI gene encoding aspartate carbamoyltransferase regulatory subunit yields the protein MTQDYKLQVEAIKCGTVIDHIPAQIGFKLLSLFKLTATDQRITIGLNLPSKRSGRKDLIKIENTFLTEQQANQLAMYAPDATVNRIDNYEVVKKLTLSLPEQIDGVLTCPNSNCISHNEPVDSSFKVKALKGEIYLKCKYCEKEFDHRVVLQAD
- the pyrB gene encoding aspartate carbamoyltransferase, giving the protein MANPLYHKHIISINDLCRDELELVLRTAASLKSQPQPELLKHQVIASCFFEASTRTRLSFETSIHRLGASVVGFSDSSNTSLGKKGETLADTMSVISTYVDAIVIRHPQEGAARLAAQFSGNVPVVNAGDGANQHPTQTLLDLFTIQETQGRLDNINIAMVGDLKYGRTVHSLTQALAKFTGNRFFFIAPDALAMPAYILEMLEEKGIEYSLHESIEEVVPELDILYMTRVQKERLDPSEYANVKAQFILRAADLNGAQENLKVLHPLPRIDEITADVDKTPYAYYFQQAGNGIFARQALLALVLNAELAI
- the denD gene encoding D-erythronate dehydrogenase; amino-acid sequence: MNIMVTGAAGFLGRRLIEHLLAQEYLTDQQGQQRHISKIIACDVVPLEAVADERVQVFCGDIADSHWLASVFNQQIDTVFHLAAIVSSQAEEDFDLGMRINFDATRSLLERARQLGHCPKVIITSSVAVFGGELPAVVPDEQVWSPQSSYGTQKALNDLLLADYSRRGFVDGRSLRMPTIVVRPGKPNRAASSFASGIIREPLQGIDVICPVSLQTPLWLLSPKMAINNLIHGHQLDASQLKGGRVINLPGLSITVQQMIDALRRIAGDAVADHIKIQQDPLIEKIVSSWPGDFTAHYAKALGFKSDKDFDSIINDFILGNLPGKLVKLLE